A window of Castanea sativa cultivar Marrone di Chiusa Pesio chromosome 1, ASM4071231v1 contains these coding sequences:
- the LOC142616171 gene encoding uncharacterized protein LOC142616171: MAGGRRRPAKTQNNKSNSNSNSNNRGRRRKSEPLSVRAGLFVEGGLLSDWQNQNQTSSRGRNSNPNNKSGSVSVSVSKSGSFGKSKASASKIESQKMGGNAIGYRYPALDFEKGNNGDDSIDELHPIVLVDSKENQIVAYVDQMPSSEPRDVEFTYDYHSDFVLGDGSHQGLGFQAETEGTSSFEKEINADENNNTDENINDEIGQMSEEILAEVSPPGKNSGFLSIGGMKLYTQDISDEESDEEDNRESLDEESNDTSEPGEAVGSSESDSSEDSSDSDLDIDDEVAQDYLEGIGGSDNVLNSKWLMEQVLDESDDDSSSNGLDETVEKLGGIALQDASREYGLKKPKSRKRYSKPSKENLSLAIDDLMLIKDPRTVSAKKRHVARFPRSWPLEAQKSKTSRNFPGEKKKHCKEMIAVRRRERMLLRGVDLEQINLKLERIVLDGVDMFSFQPMHSRDCSLVQRLAAIYRLRSGCQGSGKKRFVTVVRTQHTCMPSANDKVRLEKLIGAGDKDADFAVTDFSNLRSATRNRVKKTAKGSGEASEKKRSGKKSSYGNKVSYADQPMSFVSSGIMQSDAVEITAVDSQETNENRKDKGVVGSASLGSFEVHTKGFGSKMMAKMGFVEGGGLGKDGQGIAEPIEAIKRPKSLGLGMEFSESTSDPAGTKSDTGRTKSQKAEVSKSGGVPTRNRSQKIGASGSQKIGAFEQHTKGFGSKMMAKMGFVEGMGLGRDSQGIINPLGAVRLPKSRGLGAKG; this comes from the exons ATGGCTGGAGGTAGAAGGCGACCTGctaaaacccaaaacaacaaaagcaaTAGCAATAGCAATAGCAACAACAGGGGTAGAAGAAGAAAATCAGAACCTCTCTCTGTTAGAGCTGGTTTGTTCGTTGAAGGTGGCTTGTTATCTGATTggcaaaatcaaaatcaaacctcTTCTCGag GGAGGAATTCCAATCCGAATAACAAATCTGGGTCTGTGTCTGTGTCTGTGTCCAAATCTGGAAGCTTTGGTAAAAGCAAAGCTTCTGCTTCTAAAATTGAATCTCAGAAAATGGGTGGGAATGCTATTGGATACCGATACCCTGCGCTGGACTTTGAG AAGGGCAATAATGGAGATGACAGTATAGATGAGTTGCACCCCATTGTTTTAGTGGATTCAAAGGAGAATCAAATTGTCGCTTATGTAGACCAAATGCCATCTTCGGAGCCTCGTGATGTGGAATTTACTTATGACTACCATTCAGATTTTGTGTTAGGTGATGGCTCTCATCAAGGCTTGGGATTCCAAGCTGAAACTGAAGGAACGTCATCCTTTGAGAAGGAAATTAATGCCGATGAGAACAATAATACCGATGAGAACATTAATGATGAGATAGGTCAGATGTCTGAAGAAATTTTGGCCGAGGTATCACCTCCAGGAAAAAATTCGGGGTTCTTGTCAATTGGAGGCATGAAATTATACACCCAAGATATATCTGATGAGGAAAGTGATGAAGAAGACAATAGAGAGTCTCTAGATGAGGAAAGCAACGACACTTCTGAGCCTGGAGAAGCAGTTGGATCGTCTGAAAGTGATAGCTCTGAAGACTCATCTGATAGTGATTTAGATATTGATGATGAAGTTGCACAAGATTACTTAGAAGGAATTGGTGGAAGTGACAATGTTTTAAATTCCAAATGGTTGATGGAACAAGTTTTGGATGAGTCAGATGATGATAGTTCTAGCAACGGCTTAGATGAGACTGTAGAGAAGTTGGGTGGAATTGCTCTCCAGGATGCATCTAGAGAATATGGTTTGAAGAAGCCCAAATCAAGGAAGAGATACTCTAAACCTTCCAAAGAGAATTTGTCATTGGCAATAGATGACCTTATGCTCATAAAAGATCCAAGAACCGTTTCTGCAAAAAAAAGGCATGTTGCTAGGTTTCCTCGATCTTGGCCTCTTGAGGCACAAAAGAGTAAAACTTCCAGAAACTTTCCTG gtgaaaaaaagaaacattgtAAAGAAATGATTGCTGTGAGACGTCGGGAGAGAATGCTGCTCCGGGGTGTTGATCTGGAGCAAATTAATTTG AAACTAGAGCGGATTGTATTGGATGGTGTGgatatgttttcttttcaacCTATGCATTCTCGTGATTGTTCCCTG GTACAACGATTAGCTGCAATATATCGCTTGCGAAGTGGCTGCCAAGGTTCTGGAAAGAAAAG aTTTGTAACAGTGGTGCGAACACAACATACATGTATGCCATCAGCAAATGATAAAGTTCGCCTGGAAAAG CTGATAGGTGCTGGCGACAAGGATGCTGATTTTGCTGTGACTGATTTCTCAAATTTAAGATCTGCCACTAGGAACAGGGTTAAGAAGACTGCTAAGGGCAGTGGTGAAGCAAGTGAGAAGAAACGGAGTGGGAAAAAGAGTTCATATGGCAATAAGGTTTCATATGCAGATCAACCCATGTCATTTGTATCAAGTGGTATAATGCAATCAGATGCTGTTGAGATCACAGCAGTTGATTCACAAGAGACAAATGAAAATCGTAAAGATAAAGGTGTAGTTGGCTCAGCAAGTTTAGGTTCATTTGAGGTACACACCAAGGGATTTGGATCTAAAATGATGGCTAAAATGGGGTTTGTCGAAGGTGGAGGGTTAGGAAAGGATGGTCAAGGTATTGCAGAACCCATTGAAGCTATCAAACGCCCTAAATCACTTGGATTGGGTATGGAGTTCTCTGAGTCAACTAGTGACCCAGCCGGGACCAAATCCGACACAGGCAGGACCAAATCCCAAAAGGCAGAAGTCTCCAAATCTGGCGGTGTCCCAACAAGAAACAGGTCCCAAAAGATTGGAGCTTCCGGGTCCCAAAAGATCGGAGCTTTTGAACAGCATACGAAGGGATTCGGATCAAAGATGATGGCAAAGATGGGTTTTGTTGAAGGCATGGGCTTGGGCAGAGATTCACAAGGCATAATTAATCCTTTGGGTGCTGTCAGGCTACCAAAATCTCGAGGATTGGGTGCCAAAGGTTAG
- the LOC142614476 gene encoding transmembrane 9 superfamily member 11 has product MGFFNHFRIWVLTICLVFQSGYGFYLPGSYPHNHRVGDPLSVKVNSLTSIETEMPFSYYSLPFCKPQGGVKDSAENLGELLMGDRIESSPYLFKMYTNESEIFLCKSDPLSADNFKILTKRIDEVYQVNLILDNLPAIRYTSKEDYVLRWTGYPVGVNIQDVYYIFNHLKFKVLVHKYEETNVAGVMGTGDAAEVIPNVAKRDSGPPGYMVVGFEVVPCSVMINADSVNKLKPYDKFPNKLKCDPNTVSMPIKQGQPIVFTYEVEFEESDIKWPSRWDAYLKMEGAKVHWFSILNSLMVITFLAGIVLVIFLRTVRRDLTRYEELDKEAQAQMNEELSGWKLVVGDVFRAPNNASLLCIMVGDGVQILGMAVVTILFAALGFMSPASRGTLITGMLFIYMILGIAAGYVAVRLWRTIGCGDSKGWASVSWKAACFFPGIAFLILTTLNFLLWGSHSTGAIPFSLFVILLLLWFCISVPLTLIGGYFGAKAPHIEYPVRTNQIPREIPAQKYPSWLLVLGAGTLPFGTLFIELFFIMSSIWMGRVYYVFGFLFIVMILLVVVCAEVSLVLTYMHLCVEDWKWWWKSFFASGSVAIYIFLYSINYLVFDLKSLSGPVSATLYLGYSLFMVVAIMLATGTVGFLSSFWFVHYLFSSVKLD; this is encoded by the coding sequence ATGGGGTTCTTTAATCATTTTAGGATCTGGGTATTGACCATTTGCTTGGTATTTCAATCCGGGTATGGGTTTTATCTTCCGGGTAGTTACCCCCACAATCATCGCGTGGGCGACCCATTATCGGTGAAAGTGAATTCTCTCACTTCCATTGAAACCGAAATGCCCTTTAGCTATTACAGTTTGCCCTTCTGTAAGCCCCAAGGGGGTGTCAAGGACAGCGCCGAGAATCTCGGTGAGCTTCTCATGGGGGATCGGATCGAGAGCTCGCCGTATCTGTTTAAGATGTATACAAATGAGTCTGAGATCTTCTTGTGTAAGTCGGATCCGTTATCGGCCGACAATTTCAAGATCTTGACTAAAAGAATCGATGAGGTGTATCAGGTTAATTTGATTCTCGATAACTTGCCTGCAATTCGGTATACCTCCAAGGAGGATTATGTTTTGCGGTGGACTGGGTATCCGGTTGGGGTTAATATTCAGGATGTGTACTATATATTTAACCATTTGAAGTTTAAGGTGCTTGTTCATAAGTATGAGGAGACAAACGTGGCGGGTGTAATGGGGACCGGTGATGCAGCTGAGGTGATCCCAAATGTTGCCAAACGGGATTCGGGTCCGCCTGGATACATGGTTGTTGGGTTTGAGGTTGTGCCTTGTAGTGTAATGATTAATGCTGATTCAGTGAACAAGTTGAAACCGTATGATAAGTTcccaaataaattgaaatgtgaTCCAAACACCGTGTCAATGCCGATCAAGCAAGGGCAGCCGATTGTCTTTACCTATGAGGTTGAATTTGAGGAGAGTGACATCAAGTGGCCATCGCGATGGGATGCTTATTTGAAGATGGAGGGAGCAAAAGTCCATTGGTTCTCGATTTTGAATTCCCTAATGGTGATCACATTCCTTGCTGGTATTGTGCTGGTCATCTTCTTGAGGACGGTTAGGCGGGATCTGACCCGGTATGAGGAACTTGACAAGGAGGCACAAGCACAGATGAACGAGGAATTGTCTGGGTGGAAGCTTGTTGTGGGGGATGTATTCCGTGCCCCAAACAATGCCTCCCTTTTGTGCATCATGGTTGGAGATGGGGTTCAGATTCTTGGAATGGCTGTTGTGACGATATTGTTTGCAGCTCTTGGATTCATGTCACCGGCTTCACGTGGAACACTTATTACAGGTATGCTTTTTATCTATATGATACTTGGTATTGCAGCTGGTTATGTTGCTGTTCGTCTCTGGAGGACTATTGGCTGTGGTGATTCCAAAGGATGGGCTTCGGTCTCATGGAAGGCTGCTTGTTTCTTCCCTGGTATAGCCTTTTTGATCCTCACCACTTTGAATTTCCTTTTGTGGGGAAGTCACAGCACAGGGGCCATTCCATTCTCTCTGTTTGTTATTCTGCTTCTGCTCTGGTTCTGCATCTCTGTTCCCCTGACCTTAATTGGTGGATACTTTGGGGCAAAAGCACCTCATATTGAATACCCTGTTAGAACCAACCAGATTCCTCGTGAAATCCCAGCTCAGAAATACCCATCCTGGCTGCTTGTTCTTGGTGCTGGTACCCTCCCTTTCGGTACCCTTTTCATTGAGCTATTCTTTATCATGTCTAGCATTTGGATGGGCCGTGTATACTATGTCTTTGGATTCCTCTTTATTGTTATGATCCTTCTTGTGGTGGTGTGTGCTGAAGTGTCTTTGGTTCTAACATATATGCATCTCTGTGTGGAGGACTGGAAATGGTGGTGGAAGTCATTCTTTGCTTCTGGTTCGGTTGCCATATACATCTTCTTGTACTCCATAAACTATCTTGTATTTGATCTAAAGAGTTTGAGTGGACCTGTCTCTGCCACTCTTTATTTGGGATATTCGCTCTTCATGGTTGTAGCAATAATGCTGGCAACTGGCACAGTTGGGTTCCTTTCATCATTCTGGTTTGTGCATTACTTGTTCTCCTCCGTGAAGCTGGACTAA